A genomic region of Amphiura filiformis chromosome 6, Afil_fr2py, whole genome shotgun sequence contains the following coding sequences:
- the LOC140156023 gene encoding eukaryotic translation initiation factor eIF1-like, with translation MSATSNIQNLQASDPFNDAVEETGGSQDVIHIRIQQRNGRKTLTTIQGIAAHYDKKKIVKVCKKEFACNGTVVEHPEYGEVVQLQGDQRNQICELLTKVGLAKKDQLKVHGF, from the exons ATGTCCGCCACATCAAATATACAAAATCTTCAAGCATCGG ACCCTTTCAATGATGCAGTTGAAGAAACTGGCGGATCACAGGACGTAATCCACATCAG AATCCAGCAGAGAAACGGCAGGAAGACTTTAACCACCATTCAGGGGATTGCTGCCCACTATGACAAAAAGAAGATAGTCAAGGTTTGCAAAAAG GAATTTGCTTGCAACGGGACTGTTGTAGAGCATCCCGAATATGGTGAAGTGGTGCAGCTGCAAGGAGACCAGCGCAACCAGATTTGTGAGCTGCTGACTAAGGTTGGACTTGCCAAGAAAGATCAGCTCAAAGTGCACGGTTTCTAA